Proteins encoded together in one Mycolicibacter minnesotensis window:
- a CDS encoding PE family protein, with protein sequence MTLNVVPEGLAAASAAVEALTARLAAAQASAAPLITAVVPPAIDPVSLQTAAGFSAQGSEHAAVAAQGAAELGRAGVGVGESGINYAAGDAAGAATYFGGLRGSAG encoded by the coding sequence ATGACGCTCAACGTGGTTCCGGAAGGCCTCGCTGCCGCCAGTGCAGCGGTCGAGGCTTTGACCGCCCGTCTGGCCGCCGCGCAGGCCAGCGCCGCCCCGCTCATCACCGCGGTGGTGCCGCCGGCGATCGACCCGGTCTCGCTGCAGACCGCTGCGGGTTTCAGTGCGCAGGGCAGCGAGCACGCCGCGGTGGCGGCTCAGGGTGCCGCCGAGCTGGGCCGCGCCGGTGTGGGTGTCGGTGAGTCCGGGATCAACTACGCCGCTGGCGATGCAGCGGGAGCGGCCACCTATTTCGGCGGCCTTCGGGGCAGCGCCGGCTGA
- a CDS encoding PPE family protein — translation MSAPVWIASPPEVHSALLSSGPGTGPLLSAAGAWNSLSAEYASAADELTAVLGAVQSGAWQGPSAETYLAAHAPYLAWLGQASADSAGVAAQHEVAATAYTTALASMPTLAELSANHVTHGALVATNFFGINTIPIALNEADYARMWLQAAATMTSYHAVSGVALASAPRTAEAPPVIKSSSALPAEDTSPGSGNFWTDLWNQLVQLFEDPMATIRAIMANPAAWFPLLFFLAYEAFFIPFGFTFWGVMLGAAIMAPIVLGVGLGLLADFLGGDWTSDAAKPKPAPVAASPDRPIVAVAGFGPGVGAPGAAGVPAAPPTSAAAPPAPAAGSIGFGYLVSGADPGTGLGPTLTDRNKAKATASRVPAAAAVVSSSARERSRARRRRRAVLHDHADEFMDMNSGPGEEAPSATPSMAGSQRGAGTLGFTGTVGREARSGAAGLATLTGDGFGSGPNMPMLPDTWGDREIDGSAGEPESEQK, via the coding sequence ATTTCCGCCCCGGTCTGGATCGCCTCCCCACCGGAGGTGCATTCAGCATTGCTGAGCAGCGGCCCTGGAACGGGTCCGTTGTTGTCGGCTGCCGGGGCATGGAACTCACTGAGCGCCGAGTATGCCTCGGCGGCAGACGAACTCACCGCGGTACTCGGTGCGGTGCAGAGCGGCGCCTGGCAGGGGCCCAGTGCCGAGACGTATCTGGCCGCGCACGCTCCGTATCTGGCCTGGTTGGGTCAGGCCAGTGCGGACAGTGCCGGGGTTGCCGCGCAGCACGAGGTGGCCGCCACGGCCTACACGACTGCGCTGGCGTCAATGCCGACCCTGGCCGAGCTGTCAGCCAATCATGTGACGCACGGGGCGCTGGTCGCCACCAACTTCTTCGGCATCAACACGATCCCGATCGCGCTCAACGAAGCCGACTACGCCCGGATGTGGCTCCAGGCGGCCGCCACCATGACCAGCTACCACGCGGTATCCGGTGTGGCATTGGCGTCGGCGCCGCGGACGGCGGAAGCACCGCCGGTCATCAAGTCGTCCTCCGCCCTACCCGCCGAAGACACCTCGCCGGGCAGCGGGAATTTCTGGACTGATCTATGGAACCAGTTGGTGCAGCTCTTCGAAGACCCGATGGCGACTATTCGGGCCATCATGGCCAACCCGGCGGCCTGGTTCCCGCTGTTGTTCTTCCTCGCCTATGAGGCGTTCTTCATTCCGTTCGGTTTCACCTTCTGGGGCGTAATGCTGGGCGCCGCCATCATGGCGCCGATCGTGCTCGGCGTGGGCCTGGGCCTACTGGCCGACTTCTTAGGCGGTGACTGGACCAGCGACGCCGCGAAGCCGAAACCCGCACCGGTCGCGGCGTCACCGGACCGGCCGATCGTCGCGGTGGCCGGTTTCGGACCGGGCGTCGGTGCACCCGGTGCCGCTGGTGTCCCGGCGGCGCCGCCCACCTCGGCGGCGGCACCGCCCGCCCCGGCCGCTGGTTCGATCGGCTTCGGGTATCTGGTCAGCGGCGCCGATCCGGGCACCGGGCTGGGACCCACTCTTACCGACCGCAACAAGGCGAAGGCGACGGCGTCACGGGTGCCTGCCGCCGCAGCGGTCGTCAGCAGCTCTGCGAGGGAGAGGTCCCGGGCGCGACGGCGACGGCGGGCCGTTCTGCACGACCACGCGGACGAATTCATGGATATGAATTCCGGTCCCGGCGAAGAAGCTCCCTCAGCGACCCCGTCCATGGCCGGTTCGCAGCGTGGCGCCGGGACTCTCGGATTCACCGGGACGGTGGGTCGCGAGGCCCGCAGCGGGGCTGCCGGCCTGGCCACCTTGACCGGTGACGGGTTCGGTAGCGGTCCGAATATGCCGATGTTGCCCGACACCTGGGGCGATAGGGAAATTGACGGCTCCGCTGGGGAGCCCGAATCGGAACAGAAGTAG